The following coding sequences lie in one Danio rerio strain Tuebingen ecotype United States chromosome 3, GRCz12tu, whole genome shotgun sequence genomic window:
- the LOC563017 gene encoding neurexophilin-1, whose translation MRSDHGFILLLLNGTACLLALGQEETHSSSSSFTSSTSKSSSPADSSKTLGVLGSQGSISPLSRWMMHSRGRAANTSTMELPYRSPVPFSKQEFWEMLGSDLLKSDTDALGNSRVKRRPPIVKTGKFKKMFGWGDFYSNIKTVRLNLLITGKIVDHGNGTFSVYFRHNSTGQGNISVSLVPPVKAVEFDLERQSVVYPKDSKIFNCRIDYEKVDRSKRTSLCNYDPSKTCFQEQTQSHVSWICSKPFKVICIYISFYSTDYRLVQKVCPDYNYHNEMPYLPSG comes from the coding sequence TTGGCTCTAGGACAAGAAGAAACCCACTCGTCATCATCTTCCTTCACCTCCTCCACGTCAAAGTCGTCCTCTCCAGCAGACTCCTCCAAAACTCTGGGGGTTCTGGGATCTCAGGGTTCGATTTCTCCTCTGAGCCGCTGGATGATGCACAGCCGTGGCCGTGCTGCCAACACTTCAACGATGGAGCTGCCCTACCGCTCGCCGGTGCCCTTTTCCAAACAGGAATTTTGGGAAATGCTGGGTAGCGACCTTCTCAAGTCGGACACTGACGCATTAGGGAACTCCCGAGTCAAGCGCCGTCCCCCGATTGTCAAAACGGGCAAATTTAAGAAGATGTTCGGGTGGGGGGACTTCTACTCCAACATCAAGACTGTGCGCCTTAACCTGCTCATCACGGGTAAGATTGTGGATCACGGGAACGGCACTTTTAGTGTGTATTTCCGTCACAATTCCACCGGCCAGGGGAACATCTCCGTCAGCCTGGTACCACCAGTGAAGGCTGTAGAGTTCGACTTGGAGCGCCAGAGTGTGGTTTACCCTAAAGACTCAAAGATCTTCAACTGCCGCATAGACTACGAAAAGGTTGACCGCAGCAAACGCACCTCGCTCTGCAACTATGACCCCTCCAAGACCTGCTTCCAGGAGCAGACACAAAGCCACGTCTCCTGGATCTGCTCCAAACCCTTTAAGGTCATTTgtatttacatttcattctacaGCACAGACTACAGACTGGTGCAGAAGGTCTGTCCAGACTATAATTACCATAACGAGATGCCCTACCTACCTTCAGGGTAG